One segment of Pantoea sp. Lij88 DNA contains the following:
- a CDS encoding tRNA1(Val) (adenine(37)-N6)-methyltransferase — MMQDKPRERPQLNKNGFTFKQFFVAHDRCAMKVGTDAILLGAWAPVAGVRRILDIGSGSGLIALMLAQRTPSPVDIDAVELEPEAAGQALENAQQSPWPDRIQVHQQDIADWAEQCDKRYSLIVSNPPYFTPGVACSTAARDSARATASLDHQTLLRSAALLIEEEGMFCVVLPTATGQEFIGLAQADGWHLRFRLDVAEYAHRPPHRVVLGLSPQAGETLLERLAIRAPDTRYSDEWCSLTRAFYLFM, encoded by the coding sequence ATGATGCAGGATAAGCCGCGTGAACGGCCACAGTTAAACAAGAACGGATTTACCTTTAAACAATTTTTTGTCGCGCACGATCGCTGTGCGATGAAAGTCGGCACCGATGCCATCCTGCTGGGGGCCTGGGCGCCGGTTGCCGGGGTAAGACGCATTCTGGATATTGGCAGCGGCAGCGGGCTGATCGCGCTGATGCTGGCACAGCGCACGCCGTCGCCGGTCGACATCGATGCGGTTGAGTTAGAACCGGAAGCGGCAGGGCAGGCGCTGGAAAATGCGCAGCAGTCGCCGTGGCCCGACCGCATTCAGGTGCATCAGCAGGATATCGCCGACTGGGCTGAGCAGTGCGATAAACGTTACTCGCTGATCGTCAGTAATCCCCCGTATTTCACGCCGGGTGTAGCCTGTTCTACTGCGGCTCGCGACAGCGCACGCGCAACGGCCTCGCTCGATCATCAGACGCTGTTACGCAGTGCCGCGTTGCTGATCGAAGAAGAGGGGATGTTCTGTGTGGTGCTGCCCACCGCCACCGGTCAGGAATTTATCGGGCTGGCGCAGGCGGATGGCTGGCATCTGCGTTTCCGGCTGGACGTGGCGGAATATGCCCATCGTCCGCCACACCGTGTCGTGCTTGGCCTGTCGCCGCAGGCCGGTGAGACGCTGCTGGAGCGCCTTGCTATCCGCGCGCCGGACACCCGTTATTCCGATGAGTGGTGCAGCCTGACGCGGGCGTTCTACCTCTTCATGTAG
- the nadB gene encoding L-aspartate oxidase produces the protein MNVTPDYECDVLIVGSGAAGLSLALRLAKQYQVTVLSKAQVNEGSTLYAQGGIAAVFDETDSIESHIEDTLIAGAGLCDREAVSFIASNARHCVQWLIDNGVAFDLDPQAAGDMRYHLTREGGHSHRRILHSADATGHAVETTLVSQALSHPNIRILERTNAVDLILSDKIGLPGPRRVVGAWIWNRNREQVETCRARAVVVATGGAAKVYQYTTNPDIASGDGIAMAWRAGCRVANLEFNQFHPTCLFHPQAQNFLLTEALRGEGAWLLRPDGSRFMPDFDERAELAPRDIVARAIDHEMKRLGVDCMYLDISHQPEEFVRAHFPMIYEKLLTFGFDLTKEPIPIVPAAHYTCGGVVVDQHGQTDVSGLYAIGEVSYTGLHGANRMASNSLLECLVYGWSAAEELIRTLHAIEAVTALPAWDESQVDDADERVVIQHNWHELRLFMWDYMGIVRTTRRLERALRRINLLQQEIDEYYHHFRLSNNLLELRNLVQVADLMVRCALERKESRGLHYIRDYPDLLPEALPTILTPTGYMKR, from the coding sequence ATGAATGTGACCCCGGATTATGAGTGTGATGTATTAATCGTTGGCAGCGGTGCCGCCGGTCTGTCGCTGGCGTTACGGCTGGCAAAACAGTATCAGGTGACCGTTCTGAGTAAAGCGCAGGTCAATGAGGGTTCAACCCTGTATGCGCAGGGCGGTATTGCTGCGGTATTTGATGAGACAGACAGCATTGAGTCGCACATCGAAGATACGCTGATTGCCGGGGCGGGATTATGCGACCGTGAAGCGGTCTCGTTTATTGCCAGCAATGCCCGGCATTGCGTGCAGTGGCTGATCGACAATGGCGTCGCCTTTGATCTCGATCCGCAGGCGGCAGGCGATATGCGCTATCACCTGACCCGCGAAGGCGGTCACAGTCATCGCCGTATCCTGCACAGCGCTGATGCCACCGGCCACGCGGTAGAAACCACGCTGGTGAGCCAGGCATTAAGCCATCCCAACATCCGGATTCTGGAACGCACCAACGCAGTCGATCTGATCCTTTCAGATAAAATCGGCCTGCCTGGTCCTCGCCGGGTGGTGGGTGCCTGGATCTGGAACCGTAATCGCGAGCAGGTTGAAACCTGCCGGGCGCGTGCCGTCGTCGTCGCAACCGGCGGTGCCGCCAAAGTCTATCAATATACCACCAACCCCGACATCGCCTCCGGTGACGGCATCGCGATGGCGTGGCGTGCGGGCTGCCGGGTGGCCAATCTGGAATTTAATCAGTTCCACCCAACCTGCCTGTTTCATCCACAGGCGCAGAATTTCCTGTTAACCGAAGCGTTACGCGGAGAAGGCGCCTGGCTATTGCGTCCCGATGGCAGCCGTTTCATGCCCGATTTTGACGAGCGCGCCGAGCTGGCCCCGCGCGATATCGTCGCCCGCGCCATCGATCATGAAATGAAACGGCTGGGCGTGGACTGTATGTATCTGGATATCAGCCACCAGCCTGAAGAGTTTGTTCGCGCGCACTTCCCGATGATTTATGAGAAGTTGCTGACCTTTGGCTTTGACCTCACCAAAGAGCCGATCCCGATTGTGCCTGCCGCACATTACACCTGTGGTGGCGTGGTGGTGGATCAGCATGGACAGACCGACGTCAGTGGCCTCTATGCCATCGGTGAGGTGAGTTACACCGGCCTGCACGGCGCTAACCGCATGGCATCCAACTCACTGCTGGAATGTCTGGTCTATGGCTGGTCCGCGGCAGAGGAGCTGATCCGCACCCTGCACGCCATTGAAGCCGTCACTGCGTTGCCTGCATGGGATGAAAGTCAGGTCGATGACGCCGATGAGCGCGTCGTGATCCAGCACAACTGGCACGAGCTGCGGTTATTCATGTGGGATTATATGGGCATCGTACGCACCACGCGTCGGCTGGAACGGGCGTTGCGGCGAATCAACCTGCTTCAGCAGGAGATCGATGAGTATTATCACCATTTCCGCCTCTCCAATAATCTGCTGGAGCTACGCAATCTGGTGCAGGTCGCTGACCTGATGGTGCGCTGTGCGCTGGAGCGGAAAGAGAGTCGCGGCCTGCACTATATCCGCGACTATCCGGATTTATTGCCAGAGGCATTGCCGACCATTCTGACGCCGACGGGCTACATGAAGAGGTAG
- the rpoE gene encoding RNA polymerase sigma factor RpoE, whose translation MSEQLTDQVLVERVQKGDQKAFNLLVIRYQHKVASLVSRYVPSGDVPDVVQESFIKAYRALDSFRGDSAFYTWLYRIAVNTAKNYLVAQGRRPPSSDVDAIDAENFESAGALKEISNPENLMLSDELKQIVFRTIEALPEDLRMAITLRELDGLSYEEIAVIMDCPVGTVRSRIFRAREAIDNKVQPLIQR comes from the coding sequence ATGAGCGAGCAGTTAACGGATCAGGTCCTTGTCGAGCGGGTTCAGAAGGGAGATCAAAAAGCGTTCAACTTACTGGTGATTCGTTACCAGCATAAAGTGGCGAGTTTGGTTTCACGCTATGTCCCCTCGGGCGACGTGCCTGATGTAGTACAGGAATCGTTTATTAAAGCGTATCGCGCACTGGACTCTTTCCGGGGCGATAGCGCGTTTTATACCTGGCTGTACCGCATTGCGGTAAACACAGCGAAAAATTACCTGGTTGCTCAGGGGCGTCGTCCGCCATCCAGCGATGTGGATGCGATTGATGCAGAAAATTTCGAAAGTGCGGGTGCATTAAAAGAAATTTCGAACCCTGAGAACTTAATGTTGTCTGACGAATTGAAACAAATTGTCTTTCGTACCATCGAGGCGCTACCTGAGGACTTGCGTATGGCAATCACCCTCAGGGAACTGGACGGTCTGAGTTATGAAGAGATCGCCGTCATTATGGATTGCCCGGTAGGCACTGTTCGATCACGTATCTTTCGTGCGCGAGAGGCCATTGATAACAAAGTTCAACCGCTTATCCAACGTTAG